A window of Bacteroidota bacterium contains these coding sequences:
- the truA gene encoding tRNA pseudouridine(38-40) synthase TruA codes for MPRYFIEVSYKGTTYSGFQVQEVVRTVQGELERVMAVYARESIGLTGSSRTDGGVHARQNFFHFDTKEEIKGDWVYHLNAMLPEDLAVRGIYRVPEEAHCRFDAVSREYVYTIYRRKDPFMEGWGWRYPYPLEGGLLQQAAKLVKGEHDFSAFCKRGVQVKNFVCRVEESVWEQVGEQWVYRVRANRFLRGMVRSLVGGMVRVGRGQLPMMEWIDLLEGRAAGAVRWLAPAEGLVLQRVRYGGKLGHIIGEGERETATK; via the coding sequence ATGCCCAGGTATTTCATCGAGGTAAGTTATAAAGGCACCACCTACAGTGGATTTCAGGTGCAGGAAGTTGTGCGAACTGTACAGGGGGAATTAGAGCGGGTGATGGCAGTGTATGCTAGGGAATCGATAGGGTTAACCGGTTCATCTAGAACGGATGGGGGCGTGCATGCCCGGCAGAATTTTTTTCATTTTGACACGAAGGAAGAGATCAAGGGTGACTGGGTATATCATTTGAATGCCATGTTGCCGGAGGATCTGGCAGTAAGAGGAATTTACAGGGTACCTGAGGAGGCGCATTGCAGGTTTGATGCTGTGAGTCGGGAGTATGTATATACTATTTATAGAAGGAAAGATCCATTTATGGAGGGTTGGGGATGGAGGTATCCGTATCCATTGGAAGGTGGTTTGTTGCAGCAGGCAGCGAAGTTGGTGAAGGGAGAGCATGATTTCAGTGCTTTTTGTAAGCGAGGGGTACAGGTGAAGAATTTTGTTTGCAGGGTAGAAGAGTCGGTATGGGAGCAAGTAGGGGAGCAGTGGGTTTACAGGGTGCGGGCGAATCGATTTTTAAGGGGGATGGTAAGGTCATTGGTAGGGGGGATGGTAAGGGTTGGTAGGGGACAATTACCGATGATGGAATGGATTGATTTGTTGGAAGGAAGGGCAGCTGGGGCAGTACGTTGGCTGGCGCCGGCGGAAGGGTTGGTGTTACAGCGAGTGAGGTATGGGGGGAAGTTAGGGCACATAATTGGTGAGGGGGAAAGAGAGACAGCTACTAAGTAA